The region ACACCAACAAGCCACAAACCGGTGCCCCTCGGCAGCGGGCAGGAGGAGCCAAGGGAGAAAGTGTTTCTTCCCTCTTCTGACACAGAACTCAGTTGGGTCCTGCTGCCGGAGTGGGTGGCCCCAGGTCACAGAGGTGCCACCGTGTGCCGCTGCAGTATGTCCATGAGCTCTTGGGCCCCTCGCCCCCGTGCCAGCTCTAGGGGTGTGAGCCCCCTGGCGTCCCTGTGATGGAGATCAGACTCGGCAGCCAGGAAGCTGACCACAGGGGTGTGGCCCTCGCTCACTGCCAGGTGGATGGGGAGCGCCCCTGTGCCATCGGGTGCGTTGACATCAGCACCGTGCTCCACCAGAACTTTTAGGGTGTCGAGGAATCCAGTGCGGGCTGCATCGTGGGCCGGAGTGGTGCCTGAGGCGTCCTGGACATTGGGGCTGGCGCCTTGCTTCAGGAGTTCCAGGGCAATGGTGGGACTGCCAAACATCATGACctggtggggggatgggggggtaGAGAAGGGTCAGGGAGTCTCCAAAGGAGGAAGTCCAGGGAAACGGGTGACTGGAGAGAGAGGTCATTCAGGAGTTGACAATGCCAGATATAAGGTTCTCAAGAGAAGGAGAAACTCGAGGGAACATCAACTTCCAGGCAGCTGTTGAGACCCCAGAGAACAAGATCTCCTGGGAATAAGGA is a window of Muntiacus reevesi chromosome 1, mMunRee1.1, whole genome shotgun sequence DNA encoding:
- the CDKN2D gene encoding cyclin-dependent kinase 4 inhibitor D, giving the protein MLLEEVHAGDRLSGAAARGDVQEVRRLLHRELVHPDVLNRFGKTALQVMMFGSPTIALELLKQGASPNVQDASGTTPAHDAARTGFLDTLKVLVEHGADVNAPDGTGALPIHLAVSEGHTPVVSFLAAESDLHHRDARGLTPLELARGRGAQELMDILQRHTVAPL